The genomic stretch GAAATAAAATCACGACTTGCAGAATATTGACTTTACTCATTGGAAAAAACTATTGTCCAATCTACACTTTCACTTTCAATCTCACATAAACCAATGTCGCTTTCACTTTCATCCTCATCCCCCTAGTGCTCGTAATTAGGAACACTTTCACTTTCAATTCCATCACTCCCACATTCACATCAAATTGAGGTTCCTCCAGATTCACATCAAATTGAACTTCCTCCAGATTCACATCAGGTTAAATTTCATCCATATTCACATTAGATTGGATTTCATCCATATTCACATCATGTTTAACTTCCTCCTCATTCACATGAGCTTGTTCATTCTCATTAACCAGAGCATTCACCATTTCAAAATTAACCTGTTCAGCCACATCATTTATATATTCAGGCATGTCAACTGCGTGTTCAACATAAACATCAATCACTTGAAATCCTTTAACATATTCAATGAAGTTTAACATATCTTGGTCATTATTCAACGGTCTAAGTCCTCGAGCAAATGGAAATTTGGGGATCCAATACCAAAGACAACTTATGTTACCATAAACTTCacttttttatcatattttcaaTATGCATATAGGACATTAAGTCCACGTCCCAATCCTAATCCATTTCAGACAAAGTTTCACCTACATACCACTTTACAGGATGATGTACCGATTATCCCTTATGGTGTATTCTAAGTCTAACTGTTTGTTTTTCTGATGGCCTACACAAAACGAGTACAATAGTCACATTAATGACCACACATATGCGTAGATTATAGAAACAACATATGGACATTAGGGACCATACATAAAAACAACAAAGGATACAAATATATGCACAGATAAATCAATGAAATAATTGTATTTGAAGAAATAACCATTTACCTCTAAATATAGGTTGCGTTTGACATTGTGAACCCTGAATCAACAACGACCAAAGGTTGAAGACGAAGTAAAGCAACGAAAGCACGAAAACGAGAAGAATGTTGGAAAGATCTATGAAGATGAATGAACTCTGAAGAAGAAGAGTCACATTAGGGATTAAGGTTCACGTTCATTTGGAGGAAGTGGAAATGGATTATGGAAATCTGAAAATTTTATACTTTAATTAACATTATAAATTAAAATTTgtaatttaaaattatttaacAAAACTCACAAAATAATTCAAAATAAATAATGGTCATTTGAAAATGTTATAGTTGGAGTTGGCAAATGACACATTAGCATTGTGATTGCTACGTTATTAAAAATTGACCTCATTTGATGGAGGACTAAAAATTTCAAAAACTAAATTAACGGGACTACATTTCTAGATTTTAAAATGGAGGGATTAGAAAAAAAAGATAATAGGGAGACTAAAACTGCAATTACGTATTATTCTTTTAATTGTTGGAGTTAGTTGTGTGAATAATTGACGTCTATGAATTGTTGGAGAGGAGAATTTACTTTTTTAAATTAAGGATATTATAAAATGTTTTAAAAATGAAGTAAGAGTGATTGGAATATTATATGATTATTTTTCTTGCTGCTTCTATTTTTTTCTGTAAAATATCAAATATATATGAAAATATAGATTAGCCCTATGTAAACCATCTTCTTCAAATTCATCTTTTAAGTATACTTCAAGGTTTTGTTTGAGTTGGGTTTTGAAGGATATTTTATTTTTGGTTTCAATGTGGTCCACTTCATTTAAATTTATTAGAAAAATACTACATTGATATAAATATCCTAAAATAAGGGACCATTTTGAAACAAAATGAATGGACCCTATTGTTATAACTTTTGTGGTCCTTTTCACCAGCACAATTTTTCTTCTTCCATTCATTCATCAATTTATAGACTTCTATTAATCCTTACAAATTTCTTTTATGAGCAATCATTTACAGGTAAACTATATATAAGAAAAAAATTAATCAAAAGCAGGTCAGAAAAGCATAATGGGTTGGTTATATAGCAGCATGCTTCAATGTAAGTTGTTAGTTTTGAGTATTGATTACTCAATTATGTTGAAAGTGCTAGCTCAGCCCAAGCTAAAGATTTGAGCTCCACACTTATTGATGTGTCGATTCGGCTTTCCAGCATGCTGCATAGTTCTTGCATTGATGGACATACATTAGGGTCAGGACTAATACAAAGAGTTATCACCTCACATATTACTTTCAGATCGTCGTATCCGAAATGCTTCAACTCGGAATCGACCAAGTATGACATTACTTCCGGCATTTCAAGATAATCTCTCGCCTGCATCACATGTATATGAACGACTACACGATTAGAGACTTGATCATGAAAGTATGGTCTGAGTCAGAGTCAGTGTCCGTCTGAATGCTAGTGATAATAAGAATTATAACGAAATTTGAAGAAATTTCTTACCCAATCTACCAAGTATCCTCGGTCCTGGCAATATGGAGATCTCCCACTGATGATCTCGAGAACAAGTACTGCAAAAGCATAAATGTTTCCTTTGGTATCAAGGTAACGCGCTCGAAGGGAGTTAGGAAGATGACAAACAGCACCTTGGCTGCTAACAGAACCGGAGTTTTTCTCTGATCTTTCGAGAATCGTGTTCCAACTTTCAAAATCAACCAGCTGCAATTGAAATTTTCATTTCAATGACAACAATAACATACAGCACATAAACATCAACGCGTACTAAACAATTGTTATATACCTTGGGGGAAAAGTCTTCTGTGAGGTATACTGCGCTCGAATTCAACTCTGAGATAGTGAATGGAGGATCAATTTCTGTGTGCAAATACTTTAGTCCACGTGCGATGCCGATGATGATTTTCATACGTCGTGTCCAAGATAACTGGAACCCTTCTTCATCTGCAGAGATAACTTTCCGTTTTAACGAATgtaacaaaaaaaatatacataTAAAATACAGCTAGCTAAGAACTTACAACAATGTAGGTGTTCATAAAGTGTTCCATTTGATGCATAATCAAAAACCAGCATTCTTGTAAATGGAGCGTTTTCTCTACAATATCCTAGTAATTTTCCCGTGTTTTCGTGGTTTAACCTTGCCAAGTCTGCCACCTGAATGACAGACACCATTAGCAGAAAAATTTATCGGTTTTATTTGATTACTTTTCTCACGTATATCGCATACGGAAAGCGTTGGAATGTACTATTTACCTCTCTCTGAAAATAAAGTTCAAGGTGTCCGGTCCAATTCTCTTCTTTGATGCATAAAGAAATCGCAGCAATCTCAGGTCCGCCTTTCATTGTTCCTTTGTAGACCACACTATCCGGTGAGGATCCGATTATGTTGCTGAAATCTTCACAAGCCACCTCAAGCTCTTGTCTGTTATACCTCCTGACATCTTTCAACATGTCTGAGTCTGCACATTGATATCGTGTTAAATATGATCAAAATAGCAATCAAAATAGTAATCAAAGAAAGTGAGAAACCGACCTATATATACTGCGATTTGCTCTTTCTCGCTTGCGGATTTCTTCCAAGGAATAATGATGGATGCTTTTTTGTTACATCTTTGGACAGCAGTGAAAATTCCAATCAAAAGGAGAGAACCAACCATGGTCCCGGTCGCTATTTCTATAGCCAAAAGCCAGGCAGGTTTCGAAGCTCCTTGATGCTTTGATACGTGTTCGGCTTTCGATTGGTGCTTTGGTTTCACTACTGGATGGCCTTGAGCAGGTGAAGCTCCAGCTATGAAACAATAACTCATTGTTAGGTGTAAAACAAACTAGGATCCGCAAAACAAAAAATTATTATGTCATACGTACCACATTGAACTTTCGTCCGCTGTTTTACGTCTTTGACATGGAGGCAATTCCCTTGAAAGCTTGTTCTGTAAGACATAGTTTGTGTTTTTTCTAAGTACGGAGGATGTCTAGAACGGCAACATGCTATAAAGATTAACATAAAAAAGTACCTCGGAAGATACTCCAAACATTTCGGTATGCTACCGACCAAAAAGTTATATGAAAAATCAGCAACTTTAAGCGACGAACGGCAGAAGCCAGTAGAATTCGCATTTGATGCATACCTGAATATATAGAGATCAATAGGATTCAGATTAACAAGATCCAGATTTTGATAGTGAATCCATAAGCAAACTATACGAATGAGAATTTATATCGGTTTACTCACATTTCATGCATATTCGAAGAAAAATTTGAAGTGCTAGCAGCAGGAACAGGCCCTTCAAGCTTATTTCTATCAAGGCGAAGTTCTTGAAGGTATTTCAAATTCGCAAGCTCCGGAGGTAACCTACCAGTCAAACCATTGGACTGCAGATTTCTACAAGAAATCAAAATCGGGTTGAATGCATAAGTCCATGATTAGACTTCAAAAGTCAATAATTTTCTCTAATTAGAAAGAGCATAGCATAAGCATATTGATTTTCAATTACATTTTCACGATTTCGGTCAAATTTCCAATCTCACGAGGAATTGGTCCTGATAACTGGTTCTTTCCCAAATCCAACACCTTGAGAGATTTCAACGCGTTCAATTCTTTAGGTATTATTCCAATGAGATTGTTACCATGCAAGATCCTACATCAATAAGAACCACAAATTAGTCACAACCATGAAACTAATCATGAATTGTAACACATTTTCACTAATTTAATAAATTTTCTGAATGAGAATCATACAATTCTTGCAAGTAGGTTATTTTCCCGATTTCTGGCGCAAGAAACCCTCTTAGTAATGCCCCTGACATGTTTCTGCAAAGAAGGATCCCAATACATAGATTACAAATCTGCTAACTTATACAATAAGCTCTTATGCTATAAGCGGTTAATTAAGATCAGAACCGTCTTTGCGGGTGTGCAAGGTGGACTACAGCACAGGGCGTCAAAATTTTCATGGTTACAGTTAAAACATGACTAAATAGGGTCCGTAGTTGTTTTGTCAAGGTTTCACTGTGGCTAACCAACACAGAACTTCCAAAAACTTAAAGACGGCCCTGATTATGATTAAGATGTTCAACGAATGAGAGACTAATTACAATATACAGTCTCTAAGAAAGGTGCTAAATGAATGAATGAACCAAATGAATCTTACAGTTTGATGACATGATCTCGAATTCCGGTGCATGAAACTCCATTCCAATCACAAGGATCTGAATCCAAAGTATTCCAATTGGACAAAACCTTATGTGGATCTTCATACACAGCTTCTTTGAAGGTTTTAAGCGCCCAAACTAAGCAAAAAAAACAAAAGACAACACAAATCTTCATTACCATAGTTCCTAATTTTCACTCTTTAAAAGGCAATACAGAAGTACAATGAACATGAAAAGCAATTATTAATCTCAAAACTTCCAAATTCACACAAGAAACAAAATCACATTTTCTACCTAAACAGTAACAAAGTGAAAAGTCAAGATCTGAGAGAGAAAAAGAATACTCAGCAACATGTAGTACCTTCATTTGATGCCACCATAGCAGAAGACACAGAAGAGAACATAGAAACCAAACCCATAAGCAAAAATAAAGTACTCAACTTCATCTTTTTCCTTGCTAATTCAGGAGCTTCAATCTATAAGCAAAACTCAGCAGACAAAAACTAAAATCCTAGAATTTGGTCGGATTTTTCTACCTTAAAAAAAAACCAGACACAAAAATTGAACCAACAGAAATGTTCTAAAAAAACAAACAACCATAATAcaaatgaaaaaatgaaaaataaaagcAGTGAAACATAGAAACAAGAGTTTTAAACGGTAgatttgaaaatgaaaagagTGAGTGAGAGAAAGTAGAGAGAGAAGCAAATAGGGAAAGACATTGACAGTGCACTAGAATTAAAGTTTGAAGACAACCCAGAAGAGAATGAAACTTGGATTGAAAGAGAGTTTATCCAAGATTGGATTTTGATACCACAAGGCTAAAAAAGAGTGACCTTTTTTATTTCTACTTGTGTAAAAAAATGACGGTTTTTGGGTTTTTTGGTGCAAAAATTACTTCATTTTCACTTCAAGTACTTCTTTTTTAGTAATGATTGCAGTTCCAGAAACAAATGAGAGGTGTTTGTTctgtgtgtatatatatatatatatatatatatatatatatatattatatatatatatatatatatatatatttgagATGTTATTGGAAAAtaaaagtaaaattaaatgaaTATCATTAAATAAAGTAGAACAAATTAAATTTTAGTTAATTTTTATTCTTTATATCAAAATTAGAAGTATGATTAAGATGATTGAACTTAAGTAATTAATGAATTTTGACTAAAGTCCAATTATTCAATTTGAATGAGTTTAAATTCTAATAAAGTTTGAATTCCACAGTTACAGTTGTTCTCCATAtaattaaaatctaaaatcaTTATTAAAACTATTGTCATGCGTCAATCATGCTTCTGGTCTTCATGTATAAAATTCTCCACCCTACCCCACCTTTCTCCTCTaaacttttttatttatttgaCAATTTCAAATTGtgtttttaattttaattttttgttttacCAATTGTTTTCAATAGCCACCACACCAGTATTATCACGTAGAAGTATTTTATTTTCATGCAACTGCGTACTACTGAATTTAACTTATTAATATACTatgtttcatttttatttccaAATACGTGACTCCAAAAATATAATAGTTTAAAAATAAACAATACTTGACCCTAGTCTTCAAATGCTAATTTTACCTACAATAATAATGTCACATCAAGTACTCAAATTCAAGAATCACTACATTTCTTAAATAATTTTTTACCTAACCACTGCGTCAGATTCAAGAATTGATCTTAGGGTTGGTGAAAGGACTAAAAAAGCTATAAATGGACAAGACTATTCTTCATACACATATGCTAtagctatatatatatatatatatatatatatatatatatatattatatataatatatatatatatatatatatatatatatataaaagaagACATGAAATAATGAAATTTAGATGAAAATGGTAGACTTCATCCCTCTTGAATTTTCTTGAATTTTTAGAGGTTATATGTTGGTTTGTTATGTTTTAATCGTGATAAAATAATAAACACTGTTTAATAGATCTATTATTATAAGTTCTTATTTATTCATAATTTTATTCGAAGAAATTTGAGATTTTGTGTTACCGTATTTTGTATATTAGTTGAAGTTTTAGAGGTCTTGAATTATAACTCAAGTATGAGCATGCTACCCGTAATTATAGTTGAGGATAGAGAATATCAATTTCTACTTTAAAAAAAGACATAGAGACTAATTCCACAAAGATGGTGTTTAATTAAAGAAAGTAACCTTATGATCTTGAGCTGAATTGAACAAAAAAGACTCCTTcaataaataaattaataaaaaaaaacacCAAACTCTCAAGCATAACTTGatggaaaatatttttaaaaagtgattaaatttttaaagtGTTTTTGTGATTAAAGTCAGCTATTGATTAGCTATCAAGTATGTGTGTTGAAGATCAAAGACAGGTTGGGTCAACAGTTGGGACAAGTTTTAAAATCATAGAGAGGTGTTTTGTTTTTTTAGTAGCTTTATGTCAAAGTGTTCCATCCACATCCATTTTCTAATTTAGGGGCAGGTTCCTTGGACTTGCCATCAAGAATCCTCACATGTGCTTTCTTTTATGATAAAAAGGGCCACACATGCTTTTTCTTTATTCAAATATTTATATTCTCCTTGCACAAGAAAGATAAATTCTTGTGTGTACCatattcttttttttattttaggtTTCTTCATTCAATTGGTTTGCTCTCTCAATCTACAATTTCCAAACTTTACAATAAGAGTAAGCTTTGTCTATCATTTGTAAGTTTTTTTTAACTCGTTCAAACAATGTTGGACAcatttttcttttgaaaattaGATTAAGAAAAACTTAATTAAATGTTAAAGTAGAAAGTAAAAAAAGATTGTTTGATTAAATGTGTTTGAAATATAATCTACAAGTgatatttataaaaaaaaaatagaacAAGTAAACTATTTCTTATGAAAGTGATCAACAAAAATAGTCTTAACTAATCTTATTCGCCAAGATAATATGTAAGTTTGTGAATGTTAGTGTGTGTACGTGATGTTCCACACATCCTTCTTGTTTTGTTAGGGAACTAGAAATACTTGGTGATATGATACAAAAAAATCTTATATGGTAGATTGGATCTCTGATGCGACAACATTGAGGTGAACTTGCAAGATTAACATTTTAATGCTCAAGGTAGTAAGAGAATGAAGAGTACTGTGACTTAGGGTTCATAGAGAATACCTCAGATTTCATGTGGAGTACCTTATATATGAGAGGAGGTTATGGACATTCCCTGTCATTTCGGTGTGGAACGTAGAAAGTCGTTGGATGACATCTTAGGTAGGCAGCAACTCAGGGCGTGATTCTACTGTGGAGCTCTAGAGTTGGGTTATATTGTACTTTCAACACCTTGGTGTAGAGACTTATGGATTGATGATTAGGCTTCCTATATGGGACTTGTGACCGACCATAACACTTTCACTGATCATTCTTCGTAAATTTTAGTCGTCTTTGCTA from Lathyrus oleraceus cultivar Zhongwan6 chromosome 7, CAAS_Psat_ZW6_1.0, whole genome shotgun sequence encodes the following:
- the LOC127106559 gene encoding probable LRR receptor-like serine/threonine-protein kinase At1g63430, which gives rise to MKLSTLFLLMGLVSMFSSVSSAMVASNEVWALKTFKEAVYEDPHKVLSNWNTLDSDPCDWNGVSCTGIRDHVIKLNMSGALLRGFLAPEIGKITYLQELILHGNNLIGIIPKELNALKSLKVLDLGKNQLSGPIPREIGNLTEIVKINLQSNGLTGRLPPELANLKYLQELRLDRNKLEGPVPAASTSNFSSNMHEMYASNANSTGFCRSSLKVADFSYNFLVGSIPKCLEYLPRTSFQGNCLHVKDVKQRTKVQCAGASPAQGHPVVKPKHQSKAEHVSKHQGASKPAWLLAIEIATGTMVGSLLLIGIFTAVQRCNKKASIIIPWKKSASEKEQIAVYIDSDMLKDVRRYNRQELEVACEDFSNIIGSSPDSVVYKGTMKGGPEIAAISLCIKEENWTGHLELYFQREVADLARLNHENTGKLLGYCRENAPFTRMLVFDYASNGTLYEHLHCYEEGFQLSWTRRMKIIIGIARGLKYLHTEIDPPFTISELNSSAVYLTEDFSPKLVDFESWNTILERSEKNSGSVSSQGAVCHLPNSLRARYLDTKGNIYAFAVLVLEIISGRSPYCQDRGYLVDWARDYLEMPEVMSYLVDSELKHFGYDDLKVICEVITLCISPDPNVCPSMQELCSMLESRIDTSISVELKSLAWAELALST